One genomic window of Marinobacter gudaonensis includes the following:
- the thiC gene encoding phosphomethylpyrimidine synthase ThiC gives MTNLPDYLSDSATVDSAAIQPLPSSRKIYVQGSRPDLRVPMREITVQDTPTEMGGEKNPPVVVYDTSGPYTDPEATIDLRKGLKPVRAAWIAERGDVEQLSGYSSEFTRRRMNDPQLDPLRFMDERKPLRARPGCNVSQMHYARRGIITPEMEYIAIRENMKLQEARAQGLLDQQHPGQSFGANLPPEITPEFVRDEVARGRAIIPANINHPEIEPMIIGRNFLVKINGNIGNSAVTSSIEEEVEKLTWGIRWGADTIMDLSTGKNIHETREWIIRNSPVPIGTVPIYQALEKVGGVAEDLTWEIFRDTLIEQAEQGVDYFTIHAGVRLHHVPLTANRVTGIVSRGGSIMAKWCLAHHKESFLYEHFEDICEIMKAYDVSFSLGDGLRPGSIADANDAAQFGELETLGELTKIAWKHDVQCMIEGPGHVPMHLVKENMDKQLECCDEAPFYTLGPLITDIAPGYDHITSGIGAAMIGWYGCAMLCYVTPKEHLGLPNKDDVKTGIITYKIAAHAADLAKGHPGAQIRDNALSKARFEFRWEDQFNLGLDPDTARAYHDETLPKESAKVAHFCSMCGPKFCSMQISQEVRDYAREHGLDEVSAVDAGMQEKSREFLESGSKLYDKV, from the coding sequence ATGACCAACTTGCCCGATTACCTCAGCGACTCCGCCACGGTGGATTCCGCCGCCATACAACCCCTGCCGAGTTCACGGAAAATCTACGTACAGGGTAGCCGACCCGATCTGCGCGTGCCCATGCGGGAAATTACCGTGCAGGACACGCCCACCGAGATGGGCGGTGAGAAGAACCCGCCGGTGGTTGTGTACGACACTTCTGGCCCCTATACCGATCCCGAGGCCACCATTGATCTGCGCAAGGGGCTCAAGCCGGTGCGTGCCGCATGGATTGCCGAGCGTGGCGATGTAGAGCAGCTAAGCGGCTACTCGTCGGAATTTACCCGTCGGCGCATGAACGACCCCCAGCTTGATCCACTGCGGTTCATGGACGAACGCAAGCCATTGCGTGCCAGGCCAGGCTGCAACGTGTCTCAGATGCATTACGCCCGCCGGGGCATCATTACCCCGGAAATGGAATACATCGCCATCCGCGAAAACATGAAGCTGCAGGAAGCTCGGGCTCAGGGCCTGCTCGACCAGCAGCACCCGGGCCAGTCGTTTGGCGCCAATCTGCCGCCGGAAATCACCCCGGAGTTCGTCAGAGACGAGGTGGCGCGTGGCCGGGCGATCATACCTGCCAACATCAACCACCCCGAGATCGAACCGATGATCATCGGTCGCAACTTCCTGGTGAAGATTAACGGCAACATCGGCAATTCAGCGGTGACCTCCTCCATCGAGGAAGAGGTGGAGAAGTTGACCTGGGGCATTCGATGGGGCGCGGACACCATCATGGATCTCTCCACCGGCAAGAACATCCACGAGACCCGGGAGTGGATCATTCGCAATTCCCCGGTGCCCATCGGCACAGTGCCCATCTACCAGGCGCTGGAAAAAGTCGGTGGCGTGGCCGAGGACCTGACCTGGGAAATCTTCCGGGACACCCTGATCGAGCAGGCCGAGCAGGGCGTGGACTACTTCACCATCCACGCCGGCGTGCGACTGCACCATGTGCCGCTGACCGCCAACCGGGTCACCGGCATCGTTTCCCGGGGCGGTTCGATCATGGCCAAGTGGTGCCTGGCCCATCACAAGGAAAGCTTCCTGTACGAGCACTTCGAGGACATCTGCGAGATCATGAAGGCCTACGACGTGTCCTTCAGCCTCGGTGATGGCCTGCGCCCCGGCTCCATTGCCGATGCCAACGACGCCGCCCAGTTCGGCGAACTGGAAACCCTGGGCGAGCTCACCAAGATCGCCTGGAAGCACGATGTGCAGTGCATGATCGAGGGCCCCGGCCACGTGCCCATGCACCTGGTGAAGGAAAACATGGACAAGCAGCTGGAATGCTGTGACGAGGCGCCGTTCTACACCCTGGGCCCGCTGATCACCGACATAGCGCCGGGTTATGATCACATCACCTCGGGCATCGGCGCCGCCATGATCGGCTGGTACGGCTGCGCCATGCTCTGTTACGTCACGCCCAAGGAGCACCTGGGCCTGCCCAACAAGGACGATGTGAAAACCGGCATCATCACCTACAAGATTGCCGCCCATGCGGCGGATCTGGCCAAGGGGCACCCCGGCGCCCAGATTCGCGACAACGCCCTGTCCAAGGCCCGTTTCGAGTTTCGTTGGGAGGATCAGTTCAACCTGGGGCTGGATCCGGATACTGCCCGGGCCTACCACGATGAGACCCTGCCCAAGGAGTCTGCCAAGGTGGCCCACTTCTGCTCCATGTGTGGCCCCAAGTTCTGCTCCATGCAGATTTCCCAGGAGGTGCGGGACTATGCCAGAGAGCACGGGCTGGACGAGGTGTCGGCCGTGGATGCGGGCATGCAGGAGAAGTCCAGGGAGTTCCTGGAATCGGGGAGCAAGCTCTACGACAAGGTTTGA
- a CDS encoding NUDIX domain-containing protein gives MTKPFQFTADDVKVEKRETVFQGFFRMDKLWLTHRRFDGEDMPIFTRELFIRGDATCVLPYDPQRDEVVLLEQFRLGALGRNQSPWLLELVAGMNEDGESPEEVAQREGQEEAGLTFEPLEKICDYLVSPGGSTEMIHLYCGRVSTENAGGLYGMEHEHEDIRAHVVSAEDAIAMIHDGRINNAAAIIALQWLELNRARLRKGWQ, from the coding sequence ATGACCAAGCCGTTCCAGTTCACCGCCGACGACGTCAAAGTCGAAAAACGCGAGACCGTCTTCCAGGGCTTCTTCCGCATGGACAAGCTCTGGTTGACGCACCGACGTTTTGATGGCGAAGACATGCCCATCTTCACCCGGGAGCTGTTCATCCGGGGCGACGCCACCTGCGTGCTGCCCTACGATCCGCAGCGGGACGAGGTGGTTCTGCTCGAACAGTTCCGCCTCGGCGCCCTGGGGCGGAACCAATCGCCCTGGCTGCTGGAGCTGGTGGCCGGCATGAACGAGGACGGCGAGAGCCCGGAAGAGGTGGCCCAGCGGGAAGGGCAGGAAGAGGCCGGGCTCACCTTCGAACCGCTCGAGAAGATCTGCGATTACCTGGTCTCACCGGGCGGCAGCACTGAAATGATCCATCTCTACTGCGGGCGCGTCAGCACGGAGAATGCGGGTGGCCTGTACGGCATGGAGCATGAGCACGAGGACATCCGTGCCCACGTGGTGTCGGCGGAGGACGCCATAGCGATGATCCACGATGGTCGTATCAACAACGCCGCCGCCATCATTGCGCTGCAGTGGCTCGAGCTCAATCGGGCCCGTCTCAGGAAAGGATGGCAGTGA
- a CDS encoding DUF1249 domain-containing protein → MGEWTMKPRRYVPDLRQLGALCDGNYQRLAKLRQLEVDGKPVCEFELHRENHYLGRVRIEVLQTAKFTETLLLEQVHNSGRWLNNPQMTVRVYHDASMAEVISCYRDRQIAPVNDYPNRFMHHPDEKVQVNGFLADWLDYCLRFGHLPMEHAAWSAGEGVD, encoded by the coding sequence ATGGGCGAGTGGACCATGAAACCCCGGCGCTATGTTCCGGATCTCCGGCAGCTCGGTGCCCTGTGTGATGGCAATTACCAGCGGCTGGCAAAGCTTCGACAACTGGAGGTGGACGGCAAGCCGGTGTGCGAGTTCGAGCTGCACCGTGAAAACCACTATCTGGGCCGCGTGCGGATCGAAGTGCTGCAAACCGCAAAGTTCACCGAAACCCTCCTGCTTGAGCAGGTCCACAATTCCGGACGCTGGCTCAACAACCCGCAAATGACCGTGCGCGTCTACCATGATGCCAGCATGGCAGAGGTCATCAGTTGTTACCGGGATCGCCAGATTGCGCCGGTGAACGATTATCCCAACCGCTTCATGCATCACCCCGACGAGAAGGTCCAGGTCAACGGCTTCCTGGCCGACTGGCTGGACTATTGCCTGCGTTTCGGCCACTTGCCCATGGAACATGCGGCCTGGTCAGCCGGTGAAGGCGTCGACTGA
- the cpdA gene encoding 3',5'-cyclic-AMP phosphodiesterase, whose amino-acid sequence MTAKESTRPFRVLQLTDPHLMARADGDLLGVRTLDSLRAVISEVLRTHGQPDLILATGDLAQDGSEEAYRVFGDCLRAFSCPSLWIAGNHDHADNLSRIAAEFRATARHVVEGGWQFVMLDSSVPGKVHGALADSELAFLADTLEKHPDLPAVVALHHHPVDIGSDWMEKIGLTNRDAFWQVVDRFPQVKVVLWGHIHQEHERDRNGVTLLATPSTCIQFTAGSSRFAVEDRPPGYRWFEFHDTGDFTTEVRRATGFQFQLDQNSTGY is encoded by the coding sequence ATGACCGCCAAGGAATCAACCCGGCCGTTCCGGGTACTGCAACTGACTGATCCGCATCTGATGGCCCGGGCCGACGGCGATCTCCTTGGCGTCCGGACCCTGGACAGTTTGCGGGCGGTGATCAGTGAGGTTCTCAGGACGCATGGCCAGCCGGATCTCATCCTGGCTACGGGCGATCTTGCCCAGGACGGCTCCGAAGAGGCGTACCGGGTGTTTGGCGATTGCCTGAGGGCGTTTTCCTGCCCGTCACTCTGGATTGCCGGTAATCACGATCACGCCGACAACCTCAGCAGGATTGCTGCCGAGTTCCGCGCCACTGCCCGGCATGTCGTTGAGGGCGGATGGCAGTTCGTAATGCTGGACTCCTCGGTGCCTGGCAAGGTGCACGGTGCCCTGGCCGACTCGGAACTGGCGTTTCTCGCCGACACCCTCGAGAAGCATCCGGATTTGCCGGCGGTGGTCGCGTTGCACCATCACCCGGTAGACATCGGTTCTGACTGGATGGAAAAAATCGGACTCACCAATCGGGATGCGTTCTGGCAGGTTGTAGACCGATTCCCGCAAGTGAAAGTGGTGCTCTGGGGCCACATCCATCAGGAGCACGAACGCGACCGGAACGGCGTGACACTCTTGGCCACGCCTTCCACTTGCATTCAGTTTACGGCCGGCTCCAGCCGGTTCGCTGTTGAAGACCGCCCGCCCGGCTATCGCTGGTTTGAATTCCATGACACCGGGGACTTCACCACGGAAGTCCGCCGGGCCACGGGGTTCCAGTTCCAGCTGGACCAGAACAGTACCGGTTACTGA
- the metE gene encoding 5-methyltetrahydropteroyltriglutamate--homocysteine S-methyltransferase, producing the protein MVTTHNLGFPRVGARRELKFAQEAFWKGQISEQELQATGADLRRKHWHLQQRLDRVPVGDFSFYDQVLDMSATLGNLPERAAESGGTELERYFRVARGRSGQETACCGVQAGEMTKWFDTNYHYIVPEFSRDTRFSLNANRLIGEIAEARAQGQTPKPVIIGPVTYLWLGKSKDGSNRLDLLHTLLPLYSELLERLADQGIDWVQVDEPALVTDLDADWRHAYSLAYHQLKTAKPKLLLTTYFGELRDNLQLACELPVAGLHLDAVSTPQEVARVVDWLPPHKQLSLGVINGRNIWRTNLEHTLDWLEPIHDKLGDRLWLAPSCSLLHVPVDLASEQKLDPEIRNWLAFAVQKLEELATLATALNQGRAAVSEALKASASAALSRKTSSRVCNPDVRSRTEGITRSLGQRQSPYTQRIVAQQKRLGLPRFPTTTIGSFPQTRDIRQTRLQFRRGELSEADYTARIREEIRRCVTEQEALGLDVLVHGEAERNDMVEYFGEQLDGYTFSQFGWVQSYGSRCVKPPILFGDISRPRAMTVDWIRYAQSLTDKPLKGMLTGPVTILNWSFVRDDQPRQESCRQLALAIRDEVLDLEAAGVGIIQIDEAALREGLPLRTSDWKDYLDWAIEAFRVAANGVRDETQIHTHMCYSEFNDIIEAIARMDADVITIETSRSDMELLDAFQDFQYPNDIGPGVYDIHSPNIPDSEQVRLLMKKAAERIPAERLWVNPDCGLKTRQWEEVIPALQQMVAAARTLRETTQ; encoded by the coding sequence ATGGTAACCACACACAATCTCGGCTTTCCGCGCGTTGGCGCCCGTCGCGAACTGAAATTCGCCCAGGAGGCGTTCTGGAAAGGCCAGATCAGCGAACAGGAACTTCAGGCGACCGGCGCCGATCTGCGGCGGAAGCACTGGCACCTCCAACAGCGTCTCGACCGGGTTCCGGTAGGAGACTTTTCCTTTTACGACCAGGTACTGGATATGAGCGCCACCCTCGGCAACCTGCCTGAGCGCGCGGCAGAATCCGGTGGCACCGAGCTTGAACGGTATTTTCGCGTGGCCCGCGGCCGCTCCGGCCAGGAGACAGCCTGTTGTGGCGTTCAGGCCGGGGAAATGACCAAGTGGTTCGATACCAACTACCACTACATCGTGCCGGAGTTTTCCCGCGACACGCGCTTCAGCCTAAATGCCAACCGACTGATCGGAGAGATTGCCGAAGCCCGCGCCCAGGGACAGACACCCAAGCCTGTAATCATTGGCCCCGTGACCTACCTCTGGCTTGGCAAGTCCAAAGACGGCAGTAATCGCCTCGACCTGCTGCACACACTCCTGCCACTCTACTCGGAGCTCCTGGAACGCCTGGCCGACCAGGGCATTGACTGGGTACAGGTGGACGAACCCGCCCTGGTGACCGATCTGGACGCTGACTGGCGCCACGCCTACAGCCTGGCCTACCACCAGCTGAAAACCGCCAAGCCGAAGCTGCTGCTGACCACTTACTTCGGGGAACTGAGGGACAACCTGCAACTGGCATGCGAGCTGCCGGTCGCAGGGTTGCATCTGGATGCCGTCAGTACCCCCCAGGAGGTGGCACGGGTTGTTGACTGGCTGCCACCCCACAAGCAACTTTCCCTGGGGGTAATCAACGGTCGCAACATCTGGCGAACCAACCTGGAACACACCCTCGACTGGCTGGAACCAATTCACGATAAGCTGGGTGATCGCCTCTGGCTTGCGCCCTCCTGTTCGCTGCTTCACGTACCCGTCGATCTTGCCAGTGAGCAGAAGCTGGACCCGGAAATCCGCAACTGGCTGGCCTTTGCCGTGCAGAAGCTCGAGGAACTGGCGACTCTTGCCACTGCCCTGAACCAGGGCAGAGCCGCGGTTTCCGAGGCACTGAAAGCCTCGGCCAGCGCTGCCCTCAGTCGGAAAACATCAAGCCGGGTGTGCAATCCCGACGTGCGTAGCCGGACTGAGGGCATTACCCGTTCACTGGGGCAACGCCAGAGCCCGTACACCCAACGCATCGTTGCCCAGCAGAAGCGCCTCGGCCTGCCGCGCTTTCCGACCACCACCATCGGATCCTTTCCCCAGACCCGGGATATTCGACAGACACGCCTGCAGTTTCGCCGGGGCGAACTTAGCGAAGCGGACTACACGGCGCGCATTCGCGAGGAAATCCGCCGCTGCGTGACTGAACAGGAAGCACTGGGCCTTGATGTGCTGGTACACGGCGAAGCAGAGCGCAATGACATGGTGGAGTACTTTGGCGAGCAGCTCGACGGCTACACCTTCAGCCAGTTTGGTTGGGTGCAGTCCTACGGCTCCCGTTGCGTGAAGCCGCCCATTCTGTTTGGTGACATCTCGCGCCCCAGGGCCATGACAGTGGACTGGATCCGCTATGCACAGTCCCTGACCGACAAGCCCCTCAAAGGCATGCTTACCGGCCCGGTGACCATCCTCAACTGGTCATTCGTTCGCGACGACCAGCCCCGCCAGGAAAGCTGTCGGCAGCTGGCCCTGGCCATCCGGGACGAGGTCCTGGACCTGGAGGCCGCCGGTGTTGGCATCATCCAGATCGACGAGGCAGCCCTGCGCGAGGGCCTGCCGTTGCGCACATCCGACTGGAAAGACTACCTGGACTGGGCCATCGAAGCCTTCCGTGTGGCAGCCAACGGCGTCAGGGACGAAACCCAGATCCATACTCACATGTGCTACTCGGAGTTCAACGACATCATTGAAGCCATTGCACGCATGGATGCCGATGTCATTACCATTGAAACCTCGCGCTCGGATATGGAGCTGCTGGACGCCTTCCAGGACTTCCAGTACCCGAACGACATCGGCCCCGGCGTGTACGACATTCACTCCCCGAACATTCCCGACAGCGAGCAGGTCCGCTTACTGATGAAGAAAGCGGCAGAACGGATCCCCGCCGAGCGGCTCTGGGTGAACCCGGATTGCGGTTTGAAGACGCGGCAGTGGGAGGAGGTGATTCCGGCTCTGCAGCAGATGGTGGCGGCAGCCCGGACGTTGCGGGAGACGACTCAGTAA
- a CDS encoding LysR family transcriptional regulator, which translates to MIERNHLEILRAVHRQGSLTAAAEHLHLTQSALSHSIRKLEQQLGTDLWVREGRQLRLTQSGEYLLSLANRLLPQLEHAEMLVGQFAQGQRGTLRIGMECHPCYQWLLKVVGPYLERWPGVDVDVKQKFQFGGIGALFGHDIDMLVTPDPLHRPGLVFEPVFDYEQVLVVGKDHCLAGRAWAEPEDLERETLITYPVEVERLDIYTRFLLPAHTSPARHKTIETTDIMLQMVAAGRGVAALPRWLVADYASRIPVVPVQLGASGIPKQIFLGLRERDREVDYLEAFMELARGTVQGFAGNDVFG; encoded by the coding sequence ATGATCGAACGTAACCATCTGGAAATCCTCCGTGCGGTACACCGGCAGGGCTCATTAACGGCGGCTGCCGAGCACCTTCACCTGACCCAGTCTGCCCTGAGCCATTCGATCAGGAAGCTGGAGCAGCAACTGGGCACCGACCTCTGGGTAAGGGAAGGGCGACAGCTCCGGTTGACCCAGTCAGGTGAGTACTTACTGTCGCTGGCTAACCGGCTATTGCCGCAGCTTGAGCACGCCGAAATGTTGGTTGGCCAGTTTGCCCAGGGCCAGCGGGGTACGTTGCGCATCGGTATGGAGTGCCATCCCTGTTATCAATGGCTGCTGAAGGTCGTGGGGCCGTATCTGGAACGCTGGCCGGGCGTCGATGTGGATGTAAAACAGAAATTCCAGTTCGGTGGCATTGGTGCGCTCTTCGGCCATGATATCGACATGCTCGTCACGCCCGATCCCCTGCACCGTCCGGGGCTGGTCTTCGAGCCAGTGTTTGACTACGAGCAGGTGCTGGTCGTTGGTAAGGACCACTGCCTGGCAGGCAGGGCCTGGGCCGAACCGGAGGATCTGGAACGAGAAACCCTGATCACCTATCCGGTGGAGGTGGAGCGTCTCGATATCTACACCCGGTTCCTGTTGCCGGCCCACACCAGTCCGGCCCGGCACAAGACCATCGAGACCACCGACATCATGCTGCAGATGGTCGCGGCTGGCCGTGGTGTGGCGGCCTTGCCTCGCTGGCTGGTAGCCGATTACGCCAGTCGTATTCCGGTGGTGCCGGTGCAGCTCGGGGCGTCCGGCATTCCCAAGCAGATCTTCCTGGGCCTTCGTGAGCGGGACCGCGAGGTGGATTACCTCGAGGCGTTCATGGAACTGGCCCGCGGAACCGTTCAGGGGTTCGCTGGAAACGATGTCTTCGGGTAA
- the gcvH gene encoding glycine cleavage system protein GcvH: MSEIPADLKYIETHQWVRVADDGTATVGITDFAQEQLGDVVYIGVPDVGATVNGGEEAGVAESVKSASDVFSPVTGEVIEVNESLEDEPEKVNEDPYGDGWMFKVKLADLGELEGLMDATAYSEHVAAEQ, from the coding sequence ATGAGTGAGATTCCCGCAGATCTGAAATACATCGAAACCCACCAGTGGGTTCGCGTCGCCGATGACGGCACCGCCACGGTCGGCATTACCGATTTCGCCCAGGAGCAGTTGGGCGATGTGGTGTACATCGGCGTGCCGGATGTGGGTGCCACGGTCAATGGTGGCGAGGAGGCCGGCGTGGCCGAGTCGGTGAAGTCGGCGTCGGATGTGTTCAGTCCGGTCACCGGCGAGGTCATCGAGGTGAATGAGAGCCTGGAGGATGAGCCGGAGAAGGTGAACGAGGATCCTTACGGCGATGGCTGGATGTTCAAGGTTAAGCTGGCCGACCTCGGTGAACTCGAGGGCCTGATGGATGCGACGGCCTATTCGGAGCATGTGGCTGCCGAGCAATAA
- a CDS encoding class I SAM-dependent rRNA methyltransferase, protein MNFPVLYLRKGAERRLRAGHLWVYSNEVDTRRSPLADFEAGVQAELRAANDKALGTVFVNPHALICGRLISREAGHGMTPQRLTHRMEAALAMRERLFDRPFYRWVYGDSDGLSGLVIDRFDTTVVVQISTAGMELMKDAIVRAVQRLAHPQAIILKNDGKMRKVEGLDTYVEQAHGPEVSLLEVEENGVRFQVPLEGGQKTGWFYDHRMNRARLQAYAPGKRVLDVFSYVGGWGIQAACAGATQVTCVDSSASAVDSVHHNARLNGLDNVETIEGDAFDALKALAEEKEKYDVVVLDPPALIPRRRDQKAGEEAYARLNQLGLRLLERDGILVSASCSMHLSQEKLVDIIRASGRKIDRFVQLLEQGHQAPDHPVIPGIPETDYIKSFFVRSLTGFF, encoded by the coding sequence ATGAATTTTCCGGTTCTGTATCTCCGTAAAGGCGCCGAGCGCCGTCTCCGTGCTGGCCATCTCTGGGTTTACAGCAACGAGGTGGACACCCGGCGCAGCCCGCTGGCCGATTTCGAGGCCGGCGTGCAGGCGGAGCTTCGGGCAGCCAATGACAAGGCCCTGGGCACGGTGTTTGTTAACCCCCATGCCCTGATCTGTGGCCGGCTGATCAGCCGGGAAGCGGGACATGGTATGACACCGCAGCGGCTGACACACCGGATGGAAGCGGCACTGGCAATGCGTGAGAGGCTGTTTGACCGGCCGTTCTATCGGTGGGTCTACGGGGACAGCGACGGGCTGTCGGGGCTGGTGATTGACCGGTTCGATACCACGGTGGTGGTGCAGATTTCCACCGCCGGTATGGAGCTTATGAAGGACGCCATCGTGCGGGCGGTGCAGCGGCTGGCGCATCCGCAGGCCATTATTCTCAAGAACGATGGCAAGATGCGCAAGGTTGAGGGCCTGGACACCTACGTGGAGCAGGCGCACGGGCCCGAGGTCAGTCTGTTGGAAGTGGAGGAGAACGGGGTTCGGTTTCAGGTGCCCCTGGAGGGTGGCCAGAAGACAGGCTGGTTCTACGATCACCGGATGAACCGGGCGCGCCTTCAGGCCTACGCACCTGGCAAGCGGGTGCTGGACGTGTTCAGTTACGTGGGCGGCTGGGGTATTCAGGCGGCGTGTGCAGGCGCAACCCAGGTGACCTGTGTCGACAGCTCGGCCAGCGCCGTTGATTCAGTCCACCACAATGCCCGGCTGAATGGCCTCGACAATGTGGAAACCATCGAGGGCGACGCCTTCGACGCGCTGAAGGCGCTGGCGGAGGAGAAAGAGAAATACGACGTTGTGGTTCTGGATCCGCCGGCACTGATTCCCCGGCGCCGGGACCAGAAGGCCGGCGAGGAGGCTTACGCCCGACTGAACCAGCTGGGGCTCCGGCTGTTGGAGCGGGATGGCATCCTGGTCTCCGCCTCCTGCTCCATGCATCTCTCCCAGGAGAAGCTGGTAGACATCATCCGCGCCAGTGGACGGAAGATCGACCGCTTTGTCCAGCTGCTGGAGCAGGGCCACCAGGCGCCGGATCATCCGGTGATTCCCGGCATTCCGGAGACGGATTACATCAAATCCTTTTTCGTGCGTTCACTCACCGGATTCTTCTAG
- a CDS encoding histidinol-phosphatase: MTLAIFDLDNTLLAGDSDHAWGEFLVEEGIVDAEEYRQANDRFYEEYLNGELDILHYLGFALQPLARNRMDDLLTWRERFMEKKVKPMMLASAKTLLDSHRALGHTLMIITATNRFVTEPIAEALGIEHLIATDPELINGQFTGEVAGTPSFQDGKVTRLYDWLEAYNRTLDGAWFYSDSHNDLPLLQKVDNPVAVDPDPRLEKFARDQGWKVMSLRD, encoded by the coding sequence TTGACGCTCGCAATTTTCGATCTGGACAACACCCTTCTGGCCGGTGACAGCGACCACGCCTGGGGCGAGTTTCTCGTGGAGGAAGGCATTGTGGATGCCGAGGAATACCGGCAGGCCAACGACCGGTTCTACGAGGAGTACCTGAACGGAGAGCTCGATATCCTTCACTACCTCGGCTTTGCCCTGCAGCCGCTGGCGCGTAACCGCATGGACGACCTCCTGACCTGGCGCGAGCGCTTCATGGAGAAGAAAGTGAAGCCAATGATGCTGGCCAGCGCCAAAACCCTGCTGGACAGCCACAGGGCCCTGGGCCACACACTGATGATCATTACTGCCACCAACCGCTTTGTGACCGAACCCATCGCTGAAGCGCTGGGTATTGAGCACCTGATTGCGACCGATCCGGAGCTGATCAACGGCCAGTTCACCGGGGAAGTAGCCGGCACTCCCAGCTTCCAGGACGGCAAGGTAACGCGGCTGTACGACTGGCTGGAAGCCTACAATCGGACGCTGGACGGCGCCTGGTTCTACAGCGACTCCCACAACGACCTGCCGCTGCTGCAGAAAGTCGACAACCCGGTGGCCGTGGACCCGGACCCCAGACTGGAAAAGTTTGCCCGGGACCAGGGCTGGAAGGTGATGTCGCTCAGGGACTAA
- a CDS encoding RNA pyrophosphohydrolase, which produces MIDSDGFRPNVGIILANHRGEVLWARRIGQDSWQFPQGGIKHDESPEDALYRELGEEVGLSASDVEIISCTRGWLRYRLPRRMVRQNSHPVCVGQKQKWFLLRMLSPDARVCVDGTDSPEFDGWQWVSYWYPLGQVVSFKREVYRRALRELAPRLFYNMDQWHRAEQNQRLKEHQK; this is translated from the coding sequence GTGATCGATTCAGACGGTTTCAGACCCAACGTCGGAATCATTCTGGCCAACCACAGAGGCGAAGTGCTCTGGGCAAGGCGAATAGGGCAGGACTCCTGGCAGTTCCCTCAGGGTGGCATCAAGCACGACGAATCCCCCGAGGATGCACTGTACCGGGAGCTTGGAGAGGAGGTCGGCCTGAGTGCCAGTGATGTGGAAATCATCAGTTGCACCCGGGGCTGGCTGAGGTATCGACTCCCCAGGAGAATGGTACGCCAGAACTCGCACCCGGTTTGTGTGGGCCAAAAACAGAAATGGTTCCTGCTGAGGATGTTATCGCCAGACGCGCGGGTGTGCGTGGATGGCACCGATTCACCGGAGTTCGACGGATGGCAGTGGGTCAGCTACTGGTATCCGTTGGGTCAGGTGGTTTCATTCAAGCGTGAAGTGTATCGACGCGCGCTGAGAGAGCTTGCGCCGCGACTGTTCTATAACATGGACCAGTGGCACCGAGCCGAGCAGAACCAGCGCTTAAAGGAACACCAGAAATGA